AAGTGAATCTCACAGATGAACGTGCCACAGTAACCCTAGCtgatattataaataaattcaacaaattaaagaatcaattatttagaataaagaaacaaaagaagaagaagaagaaaacaaaaagatttaCCTGTATGATCATTTAAATCACGTATAAGGGTTTTGAATAGTTCTGTTTCCATAGTGAAGAATGCATCATATTGAATTGAGGGAATATCTTGCGTATCAAGAGGAAGTTTATCTAATGTACGTACATTTGACATTAAGGAATCTCTCTTATCACCTAAAGCATgaaataaataaccaaaaggtaattatatattaatcttgaaataaataagttaagaagttaaagaaaagaaatataataaggTAGAATGGGGATCACAAAACATAGTACTTAACTGAAAAAGGTAATGACACcttctttctttgatttgcGACCATCAATAAGTTTGAAGTCAAAGGATTGGAATAGCATCTTGGTTCTTGCAGTTTTAAAGAGTCTGTAAAGATGATCAATATGGACGTTGTAGTGATAAAGGGTATTGCAATTGTATTGGGTGAAGAATTGAGGCAACAATTGTAAGGTTACTAAGGTGAGTGGGAAATCTGCGTAACTTGTAGAGAAAATCAACAGGTTTGGATAGCTTTTGAAATACCCATTTTCATTGATTCTGCTTAGGGTGAATAAAGCTTGTTCAATTGGAAGATATGGGCACTTGAAGTAGAGCATTTTTGAGGAAAGAGGGGGTTAGTAAAGCACTGATTCTTTCAGATTTTAAGGAGTTATAGGCTTTTGGCCctttatttatactattttGTTCTGTAAAACGGTTTTCATGCAGTTTTTTGGTTATGAACGCTTTAGGAACCGAACTAAactttgtttaagaaatttttagattattctaatgaagttttatttatttagagaAATCTTTATTTCGAGTTTAGATGGTTACGTGATCTTTGTTTCAAAACTCCATGCATACCAGTAATGACCCCAATTAGAACTATTGAGAATATAGGTCGCTATATTATTGCAGTGAGATATTTCAAGTAGATCAACATATTTCTTAGTATCTTTGGTAACCCCAACACCAAAAAGAAGGCATTATACATTGTGCGCAAAAGTAAGAGCTAGCTAGAGGATAGCTcaaaagttaatatatataatatgccCAAagacattaaatttaaattgagcAAACTGTTAGTAGCgtcattaattataaatttattcaacacactaaaacattttcaatatcaaaattggattcaacctattttttttcaaatcttatattaCGTTATTTGTAGATATAAATAgtgtttttctatttgataGTATGAGATTTGATCATATCgaaatcaatttataataaaacgAGTAGTCCTATCTTATAAGGATCAAAGTGTGTCTTCTTATCTCAACatctttcaaacttttaaattttttttaccgTGAAATAATATGATAGATTCTTATGGTTTAAAAGATATAGCATACATCTTAAGATgtgttatatgttttttaaaaaatcaatgcaCTATCGattatttactaaattaaatactttaaaaactTTCAATAGGTTGAAACCTTTtgtatacaaaattgaaaactaatgAATATGGTGTAGTTGAGGTGACttattaaactcaaaattaatttcaaaagttttacataatatatatatatatgatatatgatcatctaatatttcaattaagtaagattaactataaaattacaataaacttttatataattatataagcgaataacataatttaaaacgttttttcaaagataatcTAAATAAAACTGACCTAAactatttctcttttctaaaaattaaataaatctcctaaaacaaataacaagaaataaaCAACCAAGTTTTTAgtccttcaaattttttttttcttttttgcttatcaaaaataaatttgtccATTCATTCACTCTACTCTATTTTGGATACTTACATAGAAatgattaaaacaaaaaaacacttCAATATACacttctaatatatatatatgtatatatcaatGTAGAGTAGTAGAGAACATTTTGTATATGATGTGCactaattagaaaaagaaaccaaaaatcGAGCATACAAACCAAGAGGGACACATATTGCACCTTTGGACGAATTTTTTGACTTGAATAACCAAACCCTTTTTGATCTACTTGCCAATCTACATAAACTTTCCTTTGCTTTCAAATTTACTACAAACTCAATTTCATTGCTTGCCCCAACTCCACCAATAATGCACCGTTTTCTCTGTATagtcataaatttttttccaaaacaaaaaaagatacGTTAGGTTGGATCAGTCGCTACACCAGAAGTTTGacataaacacaaattaaaagtaatagATTGTCACcttatatattgttattattaacttaattttatgaCAGCTTTAGAAAGTAATTGCAACcctttatatattcaaaaggGTGTAATTGATACCTCTTGAGTAAGAATCATATGTGTCCCAGCATAAGAGAATTTGACTTGTGAATTCGTTATTGTGACTAAAACTGTATGTGAAATATAACAACGAAACTTTTACAAACTCAACACCATAAACactaatttctttcaaaataatatatatgtgtgtgtgtgtgtgtggaaATAGAAGAAGGGGAGAATTGTTTACCAgaatcaaaattattcaacGTTACAATGTTAATGAACTCTTGTGAACTGAAGGAGACGAAAGTTTCCCAATCCAACTGATCATTGACATCCATCAACTCGTCCGAATGATACATTGGGAAATCAATCTCTCGAAAACGGCCTAAaagtttgaatatatattgaCAGAACTTCCAAGAacgaacatatatatatatattataagaaaaactaaactaaCCATCACGGCTGCAAAATGTGAGGTCGGCATGATGCGAATCTGCGAAAGAGAATGTGAGCGAAGAAAAACCGGTTCGTTCCAAATGGAACATTTCGGGGAAAAAGTGGTTGATGTAAATCCATGAGTAGTGAAGTTGTTGGCAGGAATATTGTTGATTGAAGAATGGAGGAAATAGTTGAAGGGCTATGGTACAAGAAGGGGAAGGTGTGGGGTTGGCCATTATTGAGAACATTTCTGGTGAGAATTTGAGATTGAATACGTAGCCAAGGCCGGCGAGAGCGGAGACGGCATCGACGAAGCTGTGGATTTCGTCGAGTATGAAGACGAACATTGTGTTATCATGAGATCACTACTTCTGCCTCTTGGGGTTTTAGTTTCTTGGTGTTTAAAAGGCAACGAGCTTGGGGTTCTTTTATTACATTGTTAAAGATTTTGCATTTACCTAGTTGatggtttcaaattttaaaaaacaaaattttaatggttttcattcaaaaaaaatatattttttaaaccatttttaatcCTATATTTATCTCTATTTCTACAATTCCTTGGATCCCTTTTATGattgtaattttcaaaaaaatataattaatcttcaaagttgaataaattaaagaaattatcaaAGAAACTAATGTGAGAGGTGATTGTcctatataaatataaaatgagaAGCATgcagtaaattaaattttaatcataatCATAGTCATAATCACTCTGATTCAAGAAGGAAATTAAATGGCGATGTTAAAGTTTAGGGTTAATCCGTTAAGTGGTCTTTTGAATCCAACTCCTGTTCTAAGCCATCTTGGTGAAGAAGTGGATATCAGAGTCTCACCTCTTAAATTATCCCTAATGCTCCCAAActtttctccttctttcaTTGCTGGTCTTCAAATGACTCATGAATTTTTCAATCTCTATATCTCAGATAGGACTTACCAATTCAGGTTTTCCCTTCGAAAGTTTTATACATTTATGTATCGAATGGAACTTCAAGGTTTTTCTTCAATGCTCTTCACTGTCGATATGAAACGTTTACTATCTGTTTAccttacttttgaaaataacaatGCAAGTAAGTCTCTTCTACCTTTGCTCCTTTTCcttattgatttgtttattaattcaaGAATGATTTACGTCTATGATCTTGTTTGAAAGCCATTTCGTTTTTCGATTTTTTCgttcttgaaatttttatttaggactttttttatgggttttgatagtggttttctttttctcaatatttATCCAAGAGTCATCTCTTTTCAATCccatttgaaaatcatttcgttttttttgtttgttctcaAACATATTGTATTTAGGGGTTTTTCTCTATTAATTTTTCCGTTGGGTTTTGATtattgactttttttctttcattttcttctcaatttctatattaatttaagatttaattaagaacgatcttcttcaacctcgtttaaaaatcatttcgtttttttattatcaaaatttgtattatgtttagggttttgtttttctcaattttttcgATAACGactttctatatattttaagacAATATAATAATTGGAATTACATTAGACTCTATAAATTGTAACATTAGAAAAACGAAATGACTATCAAACGGGGCggttgatttttctttttgtttcaagaatcgataattgaaatattatctttttgaTCTCAAGTgttgataattataattgtcaTTTTTAGAAAGAGAACGACGAAGATTAAAATTGCTAGCTTATGATCTAGATCTCGACGGAGACATTGAGTATACAACTTTTGTCTCAATTGATTCAAGAGACTTCAGACGTATTGCTTCAGAATTAAATTCTCGTTCcggtaatttttctttcttcaaatctcctataacatataatatttgattgtaATTATAAAGTTCTCTAACTAAAGTTTTTGTGGTTGAATATTGTCTCAGTTTCGGTTACTTTTACGAATTCACgagtcaatttttttaataaaaacaaagagatTACTTTTAGCAAAGAGgtattatttgatatatatgtattataatttttatattgactCTAATTTGGTGCGAACATGTTTTGATTAGAAGTTGGTTTGATGTTAATTTTGGTAGGAAAATCAATGTGTAATAGGAGGTGTTGAAGAAGGAGAGGAATTTCGATTTATAATCACAGTTCATCCATTGgtgttttttcttgatttgagCAGTCAATCAAAACGGGTGTGGTTCTTAATGCAAAGGGATTTCTCGTGTATAATGATTCTTCCTTTGGGACTGTGGCAACAATTTTGGGTCTATTTTCCATCTCAGTGTCATATTCATATACCTCTATTTGACTAAAATTCTTGTTTTGGTaaaagtgcttttttttttgtttttattttgtagaatAACCATTATATGTGTCGATCGAAGTACTGAAATTACATATTACATAATATAGAGCTATGTTGATATAATTGGAAAGTCTTGCTCTAACCTCTtcgtttcttgtttttgtttactgATCTTTCTAACATTGAAGCTTTGCCCTAGCTAGCTCTCTTCtttgtacatatatatttgtactAATGACACTTTTGGATGCACATACTGATTTTTCCCTCACACATATCTTTGTTGAGTATCCTTAAAGAGTCTAATGATATTTCTTGGTCTGTCTTAGCTTTTggaaaagaaaccaataacATGACCTATTAGAGACAAAACTGATATTGTAATTGGTGCCAGCAAAGAAGTTACAAAAGGTTAAATGAGTTAAAATCATGATTGTTGACTATGTAAAGTGGGGgcaaattatatcatatacaCACAAATATGGAGAgagtaattatatataaaaatttgtagaaCAAGAGTGGACCTGATTGACAGAACCTAAAAGTGCAGGAACTACAAAACAATTCAAGTAGATGTAGACCATGTATTCAATTCGAAACTTTCTCATAGTAAGGATATATAGTTGAACATAGTTtcttcaaaaaggaaaagaaaatagaacaCAACCTTTCcctcttaaataaaaataaataaataactatgtAGTTTCATTCATTCTCCAAATTGCTGGGAGAGAACCAAAATTGAGAGTATCAATATGATAAAACCCTGTTAACTACTTTGTTATCTATCTGGATATAATGTTGTCATCTTTACCTTCTTTCCACTCGTATCTATGCAAAATAACAAATCTTGTGAACGAGGTGAAAGTATTTATTCGACCAATTCTTTGGTACGTCATAAATAACAAATCTATAGAACTTGATAATTTGCATCTGGAGATGAAGGTATTGGAAGTTTGAAGAACTTGTTAGTTAGTGGATTTATTATGGCTTCACAATAACGATCACCACCATTATGTAAGATAGCAAACAGAAGGCCATGACATGAAGTAattgttagaaattaataagctaGATACATTATGGATAACACATTAATAGATACATTTCTAATTTCAAGatacatataattattcaAGTACATGAATGGTATATATACatgtacttcatttattttgtgtcttttaGGAAGTGTCTCTTGAGTACTATCAAATCAATAGAAGCAAATTGagttttagaaaagaaaacaatattctTCTCTCGTGTGTTATTGAGTTTTCTAAGAgaacaaatttcttctcttaaaagtTTGTGAGATTTATAGTAAATTTAGAGTAGGTTCGTCAATGCCTCCATGTAATTCAATATCCCATCTTCCCCTTGCTATTAATATCAGCACTACACCTACAGGTAGATTGCTTCTCATGTTATGTATAATCTAGCTAGAAAagtggttttgttttgttagatTGCTTTTCATGTTCAAGagattttacaaaaagaaaaaagaaaaaactcaaacTCTCAATCTCACTTCTacttattttacatatatatttttctctctccttcttttatattcatatgtttccttattttagtttacattttctttctcattgtTATGTTTTGAGATCTTTtcacatatttgatttttcctacaaatattgaaaatatcaagcaataataattaaaaatgacgaaatttgaataaaattgaaagaaaattgaaaatagaaagagaaatgCATGCATTTGGCTATAAAaaggatgcaaaataaaaggcatatatgatataaattgaaaaagggGATCAAGAGAGTAAAGAGCATTGAATCAATTATGTTGGTTTGGAGCATTCAGAACGTAAAGCATTTTCTTGAGTTGACAGAGTTCATAGTCAATCATCAAGGATATTACAATAGAATGATTTTCAAGTACTCAAACACGCGTTTCTCAATAATGGTGTCTTGtccttcttcatcatcttcccCAAATTGCATTACTGAGCTTCAAATAATGCCTgaattcttttcattcttctttagCAGTAACCGAACCTTTCAATATGCCACCATTTCCATCACCCAAATTTACCCTACTTTGTTTCTTATGGAAAATAATGGTTTTTCTATcctcattttctctcttcttaaCGACATAGATCAACTTCTTAACCTATCCTTTTTCACTCCTTTTGGTAATTAGTACTATTGTCTGTgatctctaattaattattagtcttttgggttttctttcttttctttctttcttgcaattaacttttgtttaattatgattcacttttattttaggCGATGATCGATTTGAAGCTTACTTGCCTTTATTGCTTTCTTATCAAGAATTTGACGTTGGAGTTATTAACTATGGATGCTTTGTCTCAATTGAAGCACAGAATTTCAAACATTGCTTATTGATGCTTGATAATAATACTCATGGTAACATTATTCCTTTATTATAACAAATGCTCTTATTTCAAATCATAATTCATTTCAAAAGAATTCCTTTGTAGTTACCGTAACCATGTTTAaactttcttgttttcttgaatataattgaaatgattattatGTTCTAAATATAAACTCCTTGCTATCTATTTTTATGTAGTTAGGGTTTCTGTTACCAATTCAGAACTAATATTGGGTTCAGGGACCCAATTCATAATTCTTCTCCAACAGGTATTATATTCTATATTCATTATCTTTTTGGTCTCATTTTCcatatattgtaaaataaaacctaaaactatTTGAACTATCAATGTATGtacataaacatttttattgaaattaaagtttatatgtATCTAAAACTCTAATCACTAAGTATTAATTACTGAGATCATAAAACGAATAAGTTGTTTGTATTAATGTTGTGTACTACAGAGGAAAGAATACATAACTGGAGGTCTTGCAGCAAGAGAAGCAAGTCGTCTTGATATCATTATCAATCCAATTGCACCTTTCTTTAGTTTGTTAAATAACCCAAAAGCAAAAAGGGTATGGTTATTCAAAGCAAATAATAATGATCAACATTCTATTATCATTGTCCCTATTGATTTGTATGCTCAATATTTGGTCTATTTCTAATTGAACCAAATTTAATAAGgtctttttttcccctctttactttcttttaatttggataTGATTTTTCACTATCTTTTCTAATTGTCTCAATGAAATTTAATGAGCTCATGAACATTATTGATTGGGAAATGTACTTAACAATATTGAATAATGACTCtataatattttgactttttagaatttgtttcAAGTCATTATTTCATATCatactaaattttgttaatgagatagattattatatgattgtcatttttttaataaaaattttgtgattttttttacaatttttttaagatcatcttcaattttttttggtaatgatttcgaaattttattattgttttttctattttaatttttttttattaaaaacaaaatccaacaTATATATTGACTAGTTTTGGTTGTTCtgtttttcataattataaaaacaagtttttaaaaaaagtgaactttttttaaaaaaatatattttgggtCAGTAAATGCATTCGAGCATCTCTATTAGGAGTtaccaaacaaaacaatatagGAGAAACGAGGAAATAACGACCATCCAAAACACCAAGGGCTAGAGACAAGCCTAAAGcaagaacaataaaattagaggatagttgcaaatttagcaattaaattcaaattaattaagtatatagcacaattttaaaaaatttacaaatatagcaaaatttgtcaaattctatcaatgatataagtctatcactcatagaccatgttgcaaatattggtctatcactgatataccatatgaagtctatcatcgatacaagtctatca
This DNA window, taken from Cucumis sativus cultivar 9930 chromosome 6, Cucumber_9930_V3, whole genome shotgun sequence, encodes the following:
- the LOC116404778 gene encoding uncharacterized protein LOC116404778, coding for MLPNFSPSFIAGLQMTHEFFNLYISDRTYQFRFSLRKFYTFMYRMELQGFSSMLFTVDMKRLLSVYLTFENNNAKRERRRLKLLAYDLDLDGDIEYTTFVSIDSRDFRRIASELNSRSVSVTFTNSRVNFFNKNKEITFSKEENQCVIGGVEEGEEFRFIITVHPLVFFLDLSSQSKRVWFLMQRDFSCIMILPLGLWQQFWVYFPSQCHIHIPLFD
- the LOC116404740 gene encoding uncharacterized protein LOC116404740; its protein translation is MLYFKCPYLPIEQALFTLSRINENGYFKSYPNLLIFSTSYADFPLTLVTLQLLPQFFTQYNCNTLYHYNVHIDHLYRLFKTARTKMLFQSFDFKLIDGRKSKKEGVITFFSDKRDSLMSNVRTLDKLPLDTQDIPSIQYDAFFTMETELFKTLIRDLNDHTARVTVARSSVRFTSSKLLNIGFTKQSRNCIIGGIKKVKDEMKFTITFRPVPFFDSFSTKRVWFFRPSLSNCMAMVSPVNLHSEITSYFV